In Antechinus flavipes isolate AdamAnt ecotype Samford, QLD, Australia chromosome 3, AdamAnt_v2, whole genome shotgun sequence, a genomic segment contains:
- the LOC127556178 gene encoding collagen alpha-1(I) chain-like isoform X3, which yields MSPEGQEAEGQSWIRTRDLPLRALAPPVSASEIPHSPPVRAAGSTIGGPKGSGSQNDPGTHKEKPPRALLYHRHQCHVTITTTGTISCLGPIQPPQPPKRTCESSQSSSEAGSRCSAWARAPGHPAPRGLPAPRGLPAARGLPTPRGLPAPRGLPTPRGLPAPGGLRPRPRPAGPATNHWLLNKNPRTRRWWTRFSSLLREQEEPCYK from the exons ATGTCCCCAGAGGGCCAAGAGGCCGAGGGGCAGAGTTGGATCCGCACCCGGGATCTACCCCTCAGGGCCCTGGCTCCGCCGGTCTCTGCCTCCGAGATTCCACACAGTCCGCCCGTGAGGGCTGCAGGGAGCACGATAGGGGGTCCCAAAGGAAGCGGTTCCCAAAATGACCCAGGGACCCACAAAGAGAAGCCGCCACGGGCACTGCTGTACCACCGTCACCAATGCCATGTCACCATCACCACCACGGGCACTATCAGCTGCTTGGGCCCCATCCAGCCCCCTCAGCCTCCAAAAAGGACCTGTGAGAGCTCGCAAAGCAGCAGCGAGGCCGGCTCCAGATGCTCAGCTTGGGCCCGTGCCCCAGGTCACCCCGCTCCCAGAGGCCTCCCCGCTCCCAGAGGCCTCCCCGCTGCCAGAGGCCTCCCCACTCCCAGAGGCCTCCCCGCTCCCAGAGGCCTCCCCACTCCTAGAG GCCTCCCCGCTCCCGGAGGCCTCCGGCCGCGCCCCCGCCCTGCCGGACCAGCCACAAACCACTGGCTGCTAAATAAAAACCCAAGAACGCGACGCTGGTGGACTcgcttctcttctcttctacgAGAGCAGGAGGAGCCATGTTACAAATAA
- the LOC127556178 gene encoding nematocyst expressed protein 3-like isoform X18, which yields MTQGPTKRSRHGHCCTTVTNAMSPSPPRALSAAWAPSSPLSLQKGPVRARKAAARPAPDAQLGPVPQVTPLPEASPLPEASPLPEASPLPEASPLPEASPLLEVAPLPEASPLPEASPLPEASPLPEASPLPEASPLLEVAPLPEASPLLEASPLPEASPLPEASGRAPALPDQPQTTGC from the exons ATGACCCAGGGACCCACAAAGAGAAGCCGCCACGGGCACTGCTGTACCACCGTCACCAATGCCATGTCACCATCACCACCACGGGCACTATCAGCTGCTTGGGCCCCATCCAGCCCCCTCAGCCTCCAAAAAGGACCTGTGAGAGCTCGCAAAGCAGCAGCGAGGCCGGCTCCAGATGCTCAGCTTGGGCCCGTGCCCCAGGTCACCCCGCTCCCAGAGGCCTCCCCGCTCCCAGAGGCCTCCCCGCTGCCAGAGGCCTCCCCACTCCCAGAGGCCTCCCCGCTCCCAGAGGCCTCCCCACTCCTAGAGGTTGCCCCACTCCCAGAGGCCTCCCCGCTCCCAGAGGCCTCCCCACTCCCAGAGGCCTCCCCACTCCCAGAGGCCTCCCCACTCCCAGAGGCCTCCCCACTCCTAGAGGTTGCCCCACTCCCAGAGGCCTCCCCACTCCTAGAG GCCTCCCCACTCCCAGAGGCCTCCCCGCTCCCGGAGGCCTCCGGCCGCGCCCCCGCCCTGCCGGACCAGCCACAAACCACTGGCTGCTAA
- the LOC127556178 gene encoding nematocyst expressed protein 3-like isoform X32, with protein sequence MTQGPTKRSRHGHCCTTVTNAMSPSPPRALSAAWAPSSPLSLQKGPVRARKAAARPAPDAQLGPVPQVTPLPEASPLPEASPLPEASPLPEASPLPEASPLLEASPLLEASPLLEVAPLPEASSLPEASPLPEASPLLEASPLPEASPLPEASGRAPALPDQPQTTGC encoded by the exons ATGACCCAGGGACCCACAAAGAGAAGCCGCCACGGGCACTGCTGTACCACCGTCACCAATGCCATGTCACCATCACCACCACGGGCACTATCAGCTGCTTGGGCCCCATCCAGCCCCCTCAGCCTCCAAAAAGGACCTGTGAGAGCTCGCAAAGCAGCAGCGAGGCCGGCTCCAGATGCTCAGCTTGGGCCCGTGCCCCAGGTCACCCCGCTCCCAGAGGCCTCCCCGCTCCCAGAGGCCTCCCCGCTGCCAGAGGCCTCCCCACTCCCAGAGGCCTCCCCGCTCCCAGAGGCCTCCCCACTCCTAGAG GCCTCCCCACTCCTAGAG GCCTCCCCACTCCTAGAGGTTGCCCCACTCCCAGAGGCCTCCTCACTCCCAGAGGCCTCCCCGCTCCCAGAGGCCTCCCCACTCCTAGAG GCCTCCCCACTCCCAGAGGCCTCCCCGCTCCCGGAGGCCTCCGGCCGCGCCCCCGCCCTGCCGGACCAGCCACAAACCACTGGCTGCTAA
- the LOC127556178 gene encoding nematocyst expressed protein 3-like isoform X33: MTQGPTKRSRHGHCCTTVTNAMSPSPPRALSAAWAPSSPLSLQKGPVRARKAAARPAPDAQLGPVPQVTPLPEASPLPEASPLPEASPLPEASPLPEASPLLEVAPLPEASPLLEVAPLPEASSLPEASPLPEASPLLEASPLPEASPLPEASGRAPALPDQPQTTGC, translated from the exons ATGACCCAGGGACCCACAAAGAGAAGCCGCCACGGGCACTGCTGTACCACCGTCACCAATGCCATGTCACCATCACCACCACGGGCACTATCAGCTGCTTGGGCCCCATCCAGCCCCCTCAGCCTCCAAAAAGGACCTGTGAGAGCTCGCAAAGCAGCAGCGAGGCCGGCTCCAGATGCTCAGCTTGGGCCCGTGCCCCAGGTCACCCCGCTCCCAGAGGCCTCCCCGCTCCCAGAGGCCTCCCCGCTGCCAGAGGCCTCCCCACTCCCAGAGGCCTCCCCGCTCCCAGAGGCCTCCCCACTCCTAGAG GTTGCCCCACTCCCAGAGGCCTCCCCACTCCTAGAGGTTGCCCCACTCCCAGAGGCCTCCTCACTCCCAGAGGCCTCCCCGCTCCCAGAGGCCTCCCCACTCCTAGAG GCCTCCCCACTCCCAGAGGCCTCCCCGCTCCCGGAGGCCTCCGGCCGCGCCCCCGCCCTGCCGGACCAGCCACAAACCACTGGCTGCTAA
- the LOC127556178 gene encoding nematocyst expressed protein 3-like isoform X45, producing the protein MTQGPTKRSRHGHCCTTVTNAMSPSPPRALSAAWAPSSPLSLQKGPVRARKAAARPAPDAQLGPVPQVTPLPEASPLPEASPLPEASPLPEASPLPEASPLLEASPLLEASPLLEASPLPEASGRAPALPDQPQTTGC; encoded by the exons ATGACCCAGGGACCCACAAAGAGAAGCCGCCACGGGCACTGCTGTACCACCGTCACCAATGCCATGTCACCATCACCACCACGGGCACTATCAGCTGCTTGGGCCCCATCCAGCCCCCTCAGCCTCCAAAAAGGACCTGTGAGAGCTCGCAAAGCAGCAGCGAGGCCGGCTCCAGATGCTCAGCTTGGGCCCGTGCCCCAGGTCACCCCGCTCCCAGAGGCCTCCCCGCTCCCAGAGGCCTCCCCGCTGCCAGAGGCCTCCCCACTCCCAGAGGCCTCCCCGCTCCCAGAGGCCTCCCCACTCCTAGAG GCCTCCCCACTCCTAGAG GCCTCCCCACTCCTAGAG GCCTCCCCGCTCCCGGAGGCCTCCGGCCGCGCCCCCGCCCTGCCGGACCAGCCACAAACCACTGGCTGCTAA
- the LOC127556178 gene encoding nematocyst expressed protein 3-like isoform X10: protein MTQGPTKRSRHGHCCTTVTNAMSPSPPRALSAAWAPSSPLSLQKGPVRARKAAARPAPDAQLGPVPQVTPLPEASPLPEASPLPEASPLPEASPLPEASPLLEVAPLPEASPLPEASPLPEASPLPEASPLPEASPLLEVAPLPEASPLLEVAPLPEASPLLEASPLPEASPLPEASGRAPALPDQPQTTGC from the exons ATGACCCAGGGACCCACAAAGAGAAGCCGCCACGGGCACTGCTGTACCACCGTCACCAATGCCATGTCACCATCACCACCACGGGCACTATCAGCTGCTTGGGCCCCATCCAGCCCCCTCAGCCTCCAAAAAGGACCTGTGAGAGCTCGCAAAGCAGCAGCGAGGCCGGCTCCAGATGCTCAGCTTGGGCCCGTGCCCCAGGTCACCCCGCTCCCAGAGGCCTCCCCGCTCCCAGAGGCCTCCCCGCTGCCAGAGGCCTCCCCACTCCCAGAGGCCTCCCCGCTCCCAGAGGCCTCCCCACTCCTAGAGGTTGCCCCACTCCCAGAGGCCTCCCCGCTCCCAGAGGCCTCCCCACTCCCAGAGGCCTCCCCACTCCCAGAGGCCTCCCCACTCCCAGAGGCCTCCCCACTCCTAGAGGTTGCCCCACTCCCAGAGGCCTCCCCACTCCTAGAGGTTGCCCCACTCCCAGAGGCCTCCCCACTCCTAGAG GCCTCCCCACTCCCAGAGGCCTCCCCGCTCCCGGAGGCCTCCGGCCGCGCCCCCGCCCTGCCGGACCAGCCACAAACCACTGGCTGCTAA
- the LOC127556178 gene encoding nematocyst expressed protein 3-like isoform X17 translates to MTQGPTKRSRHGHCCTTVTNAMSPSPPRALSAAWAPSSPLSLQKGPVRARKAAARPAPDAQLGPVPQVTPLPEASPLPEASPLPEASPLPEASPLPEASPLLEASPLLEVAPLPEASPLLEVAPLPEASPLLEVAPLPEASSLPEASPLPEASPLLEASPLPEASPLPEASGRAPALPDQPQTTGC, encoded by the exons ATGACCCAGGGACCCACAAAGAGAAGCCGCCACGGGCACTGCTGTACCACCGTCACCAATGCCATGTCACCATCACCACCACGGGCACTATCAGCTGCTTGGGCCCCATCCAGCCCCCTCAGCCTCCAAAAAGGACCTGTGAGAGCTCGCAAAGCAGCAGCGAGGCCGGCTCCAGATGCTCAGCTTGGGCCCGTGCCCCAGGTCACCCCGCTCCCAGAGGCCTCCCCGCTCCCAGAGGCCTCCCCGCTGCCAGAGGCCTCCCCACTCCCAGAGGCCTCCCCGCTCCCAGAGGCCTCCCCACTCCTAGAG GCCTCCCCACTCCTAGAGGTTGCCCCACTCCCAGAGGCCTCCCCACTCCTAGAGGTTGCCCCACTCCCAGAGGCCTCCCCACTCCTAGAGGTTGCCCCACTCCCAGAGGCCTCCTCACTCCCAGAGGCCTCCCCGCTCCCAGAGGCCTCCCCACTCCTAGAG GCCTCCCCACTCCCAGAGGCCTCCCCGCTCCCGGAGGCCTCCGGCCGCGCCCCCGCCCTGCCGGACCAGCCACAAACCACTGGCTGCTAA
- the LOC127556178 gene encoding nematocyst expressed protein 3-like isoform X25 gives MTQGPTKRSRHGHCCTTVTNAMSPSPPRALSAAWAPSSPLSLQKGPVRARKAAARPAPDAQLGPVPQVTPLPEASPLPEASPLPEASPLPEASPLPEASPLLEVAPLPEASPLPEASPLPEASPLPEASPLPEASPLLEASPLLEASPLPEASPLPEASGRAPALPDQPQTTGC, from the exons ATGACCCAGGGACCCACAAAGAGAAGCCGCCACGGGCACTGCTGTACCACCGTCACCAATGCCATGTCACCATCACCACCACGGGCACTATCAGCTGCTTGGGCCCCATCCAGCCCCCTCAGCCTCCAAAAAGGACCTGTGAGAGCTCGCAAAGCAGCAGCGAGGCCGGCTCCAGATGCTCAGCTTGGGCCCGTGCCCCAGGTCACCCCGCTCCCAGAGGCCTCCCCGCTCCCAGAGGCCTCCCCGCTGCCAGAGGCCTCCCCACTCCCAGAGGCCTCCCCGCTCCCAGAGGCCTCCCCACTCCTAGAGGTTGCCCCACTCCCAGAGGCCTCCCCGCTCCCAGAGGCCTCCCCACTCCCAGAGGCCTCCCCACTCCCAGAGGCCTCCCCACTCCCAGAGGCCTCCCCACTCCTAGAG GCCTCCCCACTCCTAGAG GCCTCCCCACTCCCAGAGGCCTCCCCGCTCCCGGAGGCCTCCGGCCGCGCCCCCGCCCTGCCGGACCAGCCACAAACCACTGGCTGCTAA
- the LOC127556178 gene encoding nematocyst expressed protein 3-like isoform X40: MTQGPTKRSRHGHCCTTVTNAMSPSPPRALSAAWAPSSPLSLQKGPVRARKAAARPAPDAQLGPVPQVTPLPEASPLPEASPLPEASPLPEASPLPEASPLLEASPLPEASPLLEASPLPEASPLPEASGRAPALPDQPQTTGC; the protein is encoded by the exons ATGACCCAGGGACCCACAAAGAGAAGCCGCCACGGGCACTGCTGTACCACCGTCACCAATGCCATGTCACCATCACCACCACGGGCACTATCAGCTGCTTGGGCCCCATCCAGCCCCCTCAGCCTCCAAAAAGGACCTGTGAGAGCTCGCAAAGCAGCAGCGAGGCCGGCTCCAGATGCTCAGCTTGGGCCCGTGCCCCAGGTCACCCCGCTCCCAGAGGCCTCCCCGCTCCCAGAGGCCTCCCCGCTGCCAGAGGCCTCCCCACTCCCAGAGGCCTCCCCGCTCCCAGAGGCCTCCCCACTCCTAGAG GCCTCCCCGCTCCCAGAGGCCTCCCCACTCCTAGAG GCCTCCCCACTCCCAGAGGCCTCCCCGCTCCCGGAGGCCTCCGGCCGCGCCCCCGCCCTGCCGGACCAGCCACAAACCACTGGCTGCTAA
- the LOC127556178 gene encoding nematocyst expressed protein 3-like isoform X38 translates to MTQGPTKRSRHGHCCTTVTNAMSPSPPRALSAAWAPSSPLSLQKGPVRARKAAARPAPDAQLGPVPQVTPLPEASPLPEASPLPEASPLPEASPLPEASPLLEASPLPEASPLLEVAPLPEASPLLEASPLPEASGRAPALPDQPQTTGC, encoded by the exons ATGACCCAGGGACCCACAAAGAGAAGCCGCCACGGGCACTGCTGTACCACCGTCACCAATGCCATGTCACCATCACCACCACGGGCACTATCAGCTGCTTGGGCCCCATCCAGCCCCCTCAGCCTCCAAAAAGGACCTGTGAGAGCTCGCAAAGCAGCAGCGAGGCCGGCTCCAGATGCTCAGCTTGGGCCCGTGCCCCAGGTCACCCCGCTCCCAGAGGCCTCCCCGCTCCCAGAGGCCTCCCCGCTGCCAGAGGCCTCCCCACTCCCAGAGGCCTCCCCGCTCCCAGAGGCCTCCCCACTCCTAGAG GCCTCCCCACTCCCAGAGGCCTCCCCACTCCTAGAGGTTGCCCCACTCCCAGAGGCCTCCCCACTCCTAGAG GCCTCCCCGCTCCCGGAGGCCTCCGGCCGCGCCCCCGCCCTGCCGGACCAGCCACAAACCACTGGCTGCTAA
- the LOC127556178 gene encoding nematocyst expressed protein 3-like isoform X44, which yields MTQGPTKRSRHGHCCTTVTNAMSPSPPRALSAAWAPSSPLSLQKGPVRARKAAARPAPDAQLGPVPQVTPLPEASPLPEASPLPEASPLPEASPLPEASPLLEVAPLPEASPLLEASPLLEASPLPEASGRAPALPDQPQTTGC from the exons ATGACCCAGGGACCCACAAAGAGAAGCCGCCACGGGCACTGCTGTACCACCGTCACCAATGCCATGTCACCATCACCACCACGGGCACTATCAGCTGCTTGGGCCCCATCCAGCCCCCTCAGCCTCCAAAAAGGACCTGTGAGAGCTCGCAAAGCAGCAGCGAGGCCGGCTCCAGATGCTCAGCTTGGGCCCGTGCCCCAGGTCACCCCGCTCCCAGAGGCCTCCCCGCTCCCAGAGGCCTCCCCGCTGCCAGAGGCCTCCCCACTCCCAGAGGCCTCCCCGCTCCCAGAGGCCTCCCCACTCCTAGAG GTTGCCCCACTCCCAGAGGCCTCCCCACTCCTAGAG GCCTCCCCACTCCTAGAG GCCTCCCCGCTCCCGGAGGCCTCCGGCCGCGCCCCCGCCCTGCCGGACCAGCCACAAACCACTGGCTGCTAA
- the LOC127556178 gene encoding nematocyst expressed protein 3-like isoform X42, producing the protein MTQGPTKRSRHGHCCTTVTNAMSPSPPRALSAAWAPSSPLSLQKGPVRARKAAARPAPDAQLGPVPQVTPLPEASPLPEASPLPEASPLPEASPLPEASPLLEASPLLEASPLLEASPLLEASPLPEASGRAPALPDQPQTTGC; encoded by the exons ATGACCCAGGGACCCACAAAGAGAAGCCGCCACGGGCACTGCTGTACCACCGTCACCAATGCCATGTCACCATCACCACCACGGGCACTATCAGCTGCTTGGGCCCCATCCAGCCCCCTCAGCCTCCAAAAAGGACCTGTGAGAGCTCGCAAAGCAGCAGCGAGGCCGGCTCCAGATGCTCAGCTTGGGCCCGTGCCCCAGGTCACCCCGCTCCCAGAGGCCTCCCCGCTCCCAGAGGCCTCCCCGCTGCCAGAGGCCTCCCCACTCCCAGAGGCCTCCCCGCTCCCAGAGGCCTCCCCACTCCTAGAG GCCTCCCCACTCCTAGAG GCCTCCCCACTCCTAGAG GCCTCCCCACTCCTAGAG GCCTCCCCGCTCCCGGAGGCCTCCGGCCGCGCCCCCGCCCTGCCGGACCAGCCACAAACCACTGGCTGCTAA
- the LOC127556178 gene encoding nematocyst expressed protein 3-like isoform X39, translating to MTQGPTKRSRHGHCCTTVTNAMSPSPPRALSAAWAPSSPLSLQKGPVRARKAAARPAPDAQLGPVPQVTPLPEASPLPEASPLPEASPLPEASPLPEASPLLEVAPLPEASPLLEASPLPEASPLPEASGRAPALPDQPQTTGC from the exons ATGACCCAGGGACCCACAAAGAGAAGCCGCCACGGGCACTGCTGTACCACCGTCACCAATGCCATGTCACCATCACCACCACGGGCACTATCAGCTGCTTGGGCCCCATCCAGCCCCCTCAGCCTCCAAAAAGGACCTGTGAGAGCTCGCAAAGCAGCAGCGAGGCCGGCTCCAGATGCTCAGCTTGGGCCCGTGCCCCAGGTCACCCCGCTCCCAGAGGCCTCCCCGCTCCCAGAGGCCTCCCCGCTGCCAGAGGCCTCCCCACTCCCAGAGGCCTCCCCGCTCCCAGAGGCCTCCCCACTCCTAGAG GTTGCCCCACTCCCAGAGGCCTCCCCACTCCTAGAG GCCTCCCCACTCCCAGAGGCCTCCCCGCTCCCGGAGGCCTCCGGCCGCGCCCCCGCCCTGCCGGACCAGCCACAAACCACTGGCTGCTAA
- the LOC127556178 gene encoding nematocyst expressed protein 3-like isoform X7 encodes MTQGPTKRSRHGHCCTTVTNAMSPSPPRALSAAWAPSSPLSLQKGPVRARKAAARPAPDAQLGPVPQVTPLPEASPLPEASPLPEASPLPEASPLPEASPLLEVAPLPEASPLPEASPLPEASPLPEASPLPEASPLLEVAPLPEASPLLEVAPLPEASPLLEASPLLEASPLPEASPLPEASGRAPALPDQPQTTGC; translated from the exons ATGACCCAGGGACCCACAAAGAGAAGCCGCCACGGGCACTGCTGTACCACCGTCACCAATGCCATGTCACCATCACCACCACGGGCACTATCAGCTGCTTGGGCCCCATCCAGCCCCCTCAGCCTCCAAAAAGGACCTGTGAGAGCTCGCAAAGCAGCAGCGAGGCCGGCTCCAGATGCTCAGCTTGGGCCCGTGCCCCAGGTCACCCCGCTCCCAGAGGCCTCCCCGCTCCCAGAGGCCTCCCCGCTGCCAGAGGCCTCCCCACTCCCAGAGGCCTCCCCGCTCCCAGAGGCCTCCCCACTCCTAGAGGTTGCCCCACTCCCAGAGGCCTCCCCGCTCCCAGAGGCCTCCCCACTCCCAGAGGCCTCCCCACTCCCAGAGGCCTCCCCACTCCCAGAGGCCTCCCCACTCCTAGAGGTTGCCCCACTCCCAGAGGCCTCCCCACTCCTAGAGGTTGCCCCACTCCCAGAGGCCTCCCCACTCCTAGAG GCCTCCCCACTCCTAGAG GCCTCCCCACTCCCAGAGGCCTCCCCGCTCCCGGAGGCCTCCGGCCGCGCCCCCGCCCTGCCGGACCAGCCACAAACCACTGGCTGCTAA
- the LOC127556178 gene encoding nematocyst expressed protein 3-like isoform X11, whose amino-acid sequence MTQGPTKRSRHGHCCTTVTNAMSPSPPRALSAAWAPSSPLSLQKGPVRARKAAARPAPDAQLGPVPQVTPLPEASPLPEASPLPEASPLPEASPLPEASPLLEVAPLPEASPLPEASPLPEASPLPEASPLPEASPLLEVAPLPEASSLPEASPLPEASPLLEASPLPEASPLPEASGRAPALPDQPQTTGC is encoded by the exons ATGACCCAGGGACCCACAAAGAGAAGCCGCCACGGGCACTGCTGTACCACCGTCACCAATGCCATGTCACCATCACCACCACGGGCACTATCAGCTGCTTGGGCCCCATCCAGCCCCCTCAGCCTCCAAAAAGGACCTGTGAGAGCTCGCAAAGCAGCAGCGAGGCCGGCTCCAGATGCTCAGCTTGGGCCCGTGCCCCAGGTCACCCCGCTCCCAGAGGCCTCCCCGCTCCCAGAGGCCTCCCCGCTGCCAGAGGCCTCCCCACTCCCAGAGGCCTCCCCGCTCCCAGAGGCCTCCCCACTCCTAGAGGTTGCCCCACTCCCAGAGGCCTCCCCGCTCCCAGAGGCCTCCCCACTCCCAGAGGCCTCCCCACTCCCAGAGGCCTCCCCACTCCCAGAGGCCTCCCCACTCCTAGAG GTTGCCCCACTCCCAGAGGCCTCCTCACTCCCAGAGGCCTCCCCGCTCCCAGAGGCCTCCCCACTCCTAGAG GCCTCCCCACTCCCAGAGGCCTCCCCGCTCCCGGAGGCCTCCGGCCGCGCCCCCGCCCTGCCGGACCAGCCACAAACCACTGGCTGCTAA
- the LOC127556178 gene encoding collagen alpha-1(I) chain-like isoform X13, producing the protein MSPEGQEAEGQSWIRTRDLPLRALAPPVSASEIPHSPPVRAAGSTIGGPKGSGSQNDPGTHKEKPPRALLYHRHQCHVTITTTGTISCLGPIQPPQPPKRTCESSQSSSEAGSRCSAWARAPGHPAPRGLPAPRGLPTPRGLPAPGGLRPRPRPAGPATNHWLLNKNPRTRRWWTRFSSLLREQEEPCYK; encoded by the exons ATGTCCCCAGAGGGCCAAGAGGCCGAGGGGCAGAGTTGGATCCGCACCCGGGATCTACCCCTCAGGGCCCTGGCTCCGCCGGTCTCTGCCTCCGAGATTCCACACAGTCCGCCCGTGAGGGCTGCAGGGAGCACGATAGGGGGTCCCAAAGGAAGCGGTTCCCAAAATGACCCAGGGACCCACAAAGAGAAGCCGCCACGGGCACTGCTGTACCACCGTCACCAATGCCATGTCACCATCACCACCACGGGCACTATCAGCTGCTTGGGCCCCATCCAGCCCCCTCAGCCTCCAAAAAGGACCTGTGAGAGCTCGCAAAGCAGCAGCGAGGCCGGCTCCAGATGCTCAGCTTGGGCCCGTGCCCCAGGTCACCCCGCTCCCAGAGGCCTCCCCGCTCCCAGAG GCCTCCCCACTCCCAGAGGCCTCCCCGCTCCCGGAGGCCTCCGGCCGCGCCCCCGCCCTGCCGGACCAGCCACAAACCACTGGCTGCTAAATAAAAACCCAAGAACGCGACGCTGGTGGACTcgcttctcttctcttctacgAGAGCAGGAGGAGCCATGTTACAAATAA
- the LOC127556178 gene encoding nematocyst expressed protein 3-like isoform X20, whose amino-acid sequence MTQGPTKRSRHGHCCTTVTNAMSPSPPRALSAAWAPSSPLSLQKGPVRARKAAARPAPDAQLGPVPQVTPLPEASPLPEASPLPEASPLPEASPLPEASPLLEVAPLPEASPLPEASPLPEASPLPEASPLPEASPLLEASPLPEASPLLEASPLPEASPLPEASGRAPALPDQPQTTGC is encoded by the exons ATGACCCAGGGACCCACAAAGAGAAGCCGCCACGGGCACTGCTGTACCACCGTCACCAATGCCATGTCACCATCACCACCACGGGCACTATCAGCTGCTTGGGCCCCATCCAGCCCCCTCAGCCTCCAAAAAGGACCTGTGAGAGCTCGCAAAGCAGCAGCGAGGCCGGCTCCAGATGCTCAGCTTGGGCCCGTGCCCCAGGTCACCCCGCTCCCAGAGGCCTCCCCGCTCCCAGAGGCCTCCCCGCTGCCAGAGGCCTCCCCACTCCCAGAGGCCTCCCCGCTCCCAGAGGCCTCCCCACTCCTAGAGGTTGCCCCACTCCCAGAGGCCTCCCCGCTCCCAGAGGCCTCCCCACTCCCAGAGGCCTCCCCACTCCCAGAGGCCTCCCCACTCCCAGAGGCCTCCCCACTCCTAGAG GCCTCCCCGCTCCCAGAGGCCTCCCCACTCCTAGAG GCCTCCCCACTCCCAGAGGCCTCCCCGCTCCCGGAGGCCTCCGGCCGCGCCCCCGCCCTGCCGGACCAGCCACAAACCACTGGCTGCTAA
- the LOC127556178 gene encoding nematocyst expressed protein 3-like isoform X27 — MTQGPTKRSRHGHCCTTVTNAMSPSPPRALSAAWAPSSPLSLQKGPVRARKAAARPAPDAQLGPVPQVTPLPEASPLPEASPLPEASPLPEASPLPEASPLLEASPLLEVAPLPEASPLLEVAPLPEASSLPEASPLPEASPLLEASPLPEASPLPEASGRAPALPDQPQTTGC; from the exons ATGACCCAGGGACCCACAAAGAGAAGCCGCCACGGGCACTGCTGTACCACCGTCACCAATGCCATGTCACCATCACCACCACGGGCACTATCAGCTGCTTGGGCCCCATCCAGCCCCCTCAGCCTCCAAAAAGGACCTGTGAGAGCTCGCAAAGCAGCAGCGAGGCCGGCTCCAGATGCTCAGCTTGGGCCCGTGCCCCAGGTCACCCCGCTCCCAGAGGCCTCCCCGCTCCCAGAGGCCTCCCCGCTGCCAGAGGCCTCCCCACTCCCAGAGGCCTCCCCGCTCCCAGAGGCCTCCCCACTCCTAGAG GCCTCCCCACTCCTAGAGGTTGCCCCACTCCCAGAGGCCTCCCCACTCCTAGAGGTTGCCCCACTCCCAGAGGCCTCCTCACTCCCAGAGGCCTCCCCGCTCCCAGAGGCCTCCCCACTCCTAGAG GCCTCCCCACTCCCAGAGGCCTCCCCGCTCCCGGAGGCCTCCGGCCGCGCCCCCGCCCTGCCGGACCAGCCACAAACCACTGGCTGCTAA